Proteins encoded within one genomic window of Candidatus Syntrophocurvum alkaliphilum:
- a CDS encoding class I SAM-dependent methyltransferase: MDNKHLIDLSKHNGLIWHEDFIVHLASIVRPKVYVELGLYKCALFNRIIPYADKLIGVDVNPDAQNYMQKSDKTYFFNTTTEDFAKQLENEPLQIDMLFIDANHAREAVLQDFRSYLPFVAPHGLILLHDVHPGQQYLIQPEWCGTAYLAAEELSKHRDEYEMMTIPVSPGLSICRKRKTQLSWKEEEIRKSSKQYKIVCICQIYNELIKGNLERFVKYINPLVDALVVYDDGSTDGSYEYMLTQTPYVIRGSKNDFVNEMSHKQILLEEALKLSPDFILWLDADEVLTTDDKEKIQSLCALCDEKDVDGLVFHELNLWRSNTWRRIDSLYDSGWFVRLWRVTPNMQFEKPRPGLHQRPYPPSIRRLYWSDSVKVLHYGFSSKQRLAHKYLVYQAHGQKGYEMLDRLISEEQLVLEKVPQELFPQGLWVEEAKPEPLTWEESLAYVESYREEVFKPAFSIICLIYKSIGWLKFVYEQVHKYTDMKDKEFFFVANDATDEVLSYLRENNIPHYEFNNTKEQQAEWYVNNVYRAYNFSATKAKGDFLIFINSDMAFSPEWFDNLLITYNGKNCVCSRLVESGKLPSGLYGIENDFGRTYDTYQEENFQKYALSIKESKVENGGLFMPLLIRKEHFEMVGGYPEGQVLIGSDIYNPVIAKPGEACVSGDTVLMQKLREVGIMHQTAFNSIVYHFQWGEKDS, encoded by the coding sequence TTGGATAATAAACATTTAATAGATCTTAGTAAACATAATGGTCTAATTTGGCATGAAGACTTTATCGTACACCTAGCTAGTATCGTACGGCCGAAGGTTTATGTAGAGCTAGGATTATATAAATGTGCTCTTTTTAATAGAATTATTCCTTATGCTGATAAGTTGATTGGAGTAGATGTAAATCCAGATGCACAAAACTATATGCAAAAATCTGATAAAACCTATTTTTTTAATACTACTACTGAGGATTTTGCTAAACAATTAGAAAATGAACCTTTGCAAATAGATATGTTATTTATAGATGCTAATCATGCACGTGAAGCTGTATTACAAGATTTTAGGTCATACTTACCCTTTGTTGCTCCACATGGTTTAATACTTTTACATGATGTACACCCAGGACAGCAATATCTTATTCAGCCTGAATGGTGTGGCACAGCCTATCTTGCAGCAGAAGAACTATCTAAACACCGAGATGAATATGAAATGATGACTATTCCAGTTTCACCGGGACTTTCAATTTGTAGAAAACGTAAAACTCAATTATCTTGGAAAGAGGAAGAAATTCGTAAATCATCAAAACAGTACAAAATTGTATGTATATGCCAAATATATAATGAACTGATTAAAGGTAATTTAGAAAGATTCGTAAAATATATAAATCCATTAGTTGATGCTCTTGTAGTATACGATGATGGCAGTACTGATGGTAGTTATGAATATATGTTAACTCAAACACCTTATGTTATAAGAGGTAGTAAAAATGACTTTGTAAACGAAATGAGTCACAAACAAATTTTGTTGGAAGAAGCATTGAAACTATCTCCGGATTTTATTTTATGGTTAGATGCAGATGAAGTGCTAACAACTGATGATAAGGAAAAAATACAATCATTATGTGCACTTTGTGATGAAAAAGATGTTGATGGATTAGTATTTCATGAGTTAAACCTGTGGCGAAGTAATACATGGAGAAGAATCGATAGCCTTTATGATAGTGGTTGGTTTGTACGATTATGGCGCGTAACACCTAATATGCAATTTGAAAAACCACGTCCAGGATTACATCAAAGACCTTATCCACCTAGTATTCGAAGATTATACTGGTCAGATTCTGTTAAAGTTTTACATTATGGTTTTTCTTCAAAACAACGATTGGCACACAAATATCTTGTTTACCAAGCTCATGGACAAAAGGGTTATGAAATGTTGGATCGATTAATAAGTGAAGAACAATTAGTTTTAGAAAAAGTACCACAAGAGTTATTTCCACAAGGATTATGGGTGGAAGAAGCAAAACCAGAACCTTTAACCTGGGAAGAATCGCTAGCTTATGTAGAATCATATCGAGAAGAAGTTTTCAAGCCAGCTTTTTCTATCATATGTTTAATTTACAAAAGTATTGGCTGGTTAAAATTTGTATATGAACAAGTTCATAAATATACAGATATGAAAGATAAGGAATTCTTTTTTGTAGCCAATGATGCTACTGACGAAGTTTTAAGTTACTTACGTGAAAATAATATACCTCACTATGAGTTCAATAACACTAAAGAACAACAAGCAGAATGGTACGTAAATAATGTCTATCGAGCATATAATTTTTCAGCAACAAAAGCCAAAGGTGATTTTTTAATATTCATTAATTCTGATATGGCTTTTAGTCCAGAATGGTTTGACAATTTATTAATCACTTATAATGGTAAAAATTGTGTATGTTCACGTTTAGTTGAATCAGGCAAATTACCTAGTGGTTTATACGGTATTGAAAATGATTTTGGACGTACCTATGACACATATCAAGAAGAAAACTTCCAAAAATATGCTCTTTCTATCAAAGAATCCAAAGTTGAAAATGGTGGTTTATTCATGCCTTTGTTAATTCGTAAAGAGCATTTTGAAATGGTTGGAGGTTACCCAGAAGGTCAAGTTCTTATAGGAAGTGATATATATAACCCGGTAATTGCTAAACCGGGAGAAGCTTGTGTCTCAGGCGATACTGTACTTATGCAAAAACTAAGAGAAGTAGGAATTATGCATCAAACAGCATTTAACAGTATTGTTTATCATTTTCAATGGGGAGAAAAAGATAGCTAA
- a CDS encoding glycosyltransferase family 2 protein, protein MSCTVSIIITTYKRPHLLKWGLYSLAKQAMPYDYEIIILNDGVIDETESICEQYSERLNIKYIFTGQRNMNGIMKWRVPGFAINIGAKISSGKVLILSCAEMFHLNDCVIQLTMPVLRNEKLMGIPIARDDRDGSFLNNLEMTNGSFDRTAFYNNYIRLNTHLPFLTSISRKEFFAIGGYDEDFTGIGYDDNDLMLRLTKNGCSYYQTAAETIHLYHERIWFARENSPETKFNRNLFYKKQNQIVRNSNRVWGKLY, encoded by the coding sequence ATGAGCTGTACGGTATCTATAATCATAACCACATATAAAAGACCTCATCTACTTAAATGGGGTTTATATTCTTTAGCTAAACAAGCCATGCCCTATGATTATGAAATAATTATTTTAAATGATGGAGTTATTGATGAAACTGAATCAATTTGTGAACAGTATAGTGAAAGACTAAACATAAAATATATCTTTACTGGTCAAAGAAACATGAATGGTATTATGAAATGGCGTGTACCAGGTTTTGCGATTAACATAGGTGCGAAGATATCGAGCGGAAAAGTACTAATACTCTCCTGTGCTGAAATGTTTCATCTTAATGACTGTGTTATACAACTAACTATGCCAGTATTACGTAATGAAAAACTAATGGGCATACCTATTGCTAGGGATGATAGAGATGGTTCGTTTTTAAATAATCTAGAAATGACAAATGGAAGCTTTGACCGGACTGCCTTTTATAATAATTATATAAGATTAAATACTCACCTACCATTTCTTACTTCAATAAGTCGTAAAGAATTTTTTGCTATAGGTGGCTATGACGAAGATTTTACTGGTATTGGTTATGATGATAATGATTTAATGTTAAGACTTACAAAAAATGGCTGCAGTTATTATCAAACTGCAGCCGAAACTATTCACCTTTATCATGAAAGGATATGGTTCGCTAGAGAAAACTCCCCCGAAACTAAGTTTAATCGTAATTTGTTTTATAAAAAACAAAATCAAATTGTTCGTAATTCTAATAGGGTATGGGGTAAATTGTATTAA
- a CDS encoding methyl-accepting chemotaxis protein — translation MRLTDSLRFKFLAWILFICFTAAISQGVVTYLNAKSLFTEQTQNQGREIMSRAATSEIQFWIDSKIQEIQILANLNSAKTMEVEEVVELLSLEMNVLGEEYENLFVINTHGEAFLDDGSTLDLSDREYFISALEGEATVSDPVVSRNTGNIVVPVSSPIYRDGEPVGVLGGAVLANQLIDRISAIQLGETGYVYMINKEGQYIVHPSHDYILQKSMFDQGEEVAEIADQMTAMQAGVTSYTLEGEDRFIAYAPIEQVGWSLAVNAPLEEITHTLNDMFVRNAMTTGVVLLLLGIIMWFISGKFIKPIIEMVGVTKTLSQKDLTQEIHSDDKSEFGILMNSFGEMNNNLRGIVEAVDNSSKDLNEVSTDILSAANQTGEASRQVNLSAEQVASASNAQAKDAEKTSEIAHDVAASIKNIENTTKAISEQTANFKEIVLTVTDLMDEQKMKMTNTVTSTGDVSQVIKVLDAKTKEISEVINLINSISEQTNLLALNAAIEAARAGEAGKGFAVVAEEVRKLAEETGAATLNIAGIIQEVQTQVADVVKEVDEVEKMVKEQGDSLENGLTAFNKIEAGAQSIDESIQEIVSTFDKTMKSVDEIVMATENISAVTEESAASAQEVTATAQSQLSAIENIVSMADRLDKLSSELRSLLNEFKLE, via the coding sequence ATGAGATTAACAGATAGTCTTAGGTTTAAATTTTTAGCCTGGATTTTGTTTATTTGTTTCACAGCAGCTATTTCACAAGGTGTTGTTACATATTTAAACGCTAAAAGTTTATTTACAGAACAGACCCAAAATCAAGGAAGAGAAATAATGTCTAGGGCAGCTACTAGTGAAATACAGTTTTGGATTGATTCCAAAATTCAAGAAATCCAAATTTTAGCCAACTTAAATAGTGCTAAAACTATGGAAGTAGAAGAGGTCGTAGAGTTATTATCCTTAGAAATGAATGTCTTAGGAGAAGAGTATGAAAATTTATTTGTAATCAATACACATGGTGAAGCCTTTTTAGATGATGGTTCTACTTTAGATTTATCTGATAGAGAGTATTTTATTAGTGCTTTAGAGGGTGAGGCGACTGTGTCTGACCCTGTGGTTTCTAGAAATACTGGCAATATAGTTGTGCCAGTATCGTCACCTATTTATAGAGATGGAGAGCCGGTTGGTGTTTTAGGTGGAGCGGTGCTTGCTAATCAATTAATAGATAGGATTAGTGCTATTCAGCTAGGAGAAACTGGATATGTTTATATGATAAACAAGGAAGGGCAATACATAGTACACCCCAGTCATGATTATATTTTACAAAAAAGCATGTTTGACCAAGGGGAAGAAGTGGCTGAAATAGCAGATCAAATGACTGCAATGCAAGCGGGAGTAACTAGTTATACTTTAGAAGGTGAAGATAGATTTATAGCTTATGCTCCGATAGAGCAAGTAGGTTGGTCTTTAGCGGTAAATGCTCCTTTAGAAGAAATCACTCATACTTTAAACGATATGTTTGTAAGAAATGCTATGACTACCGGAGTTGTGCTATTATTACTGGGTATAATAATGTGGTTTATAAGTGGAAAGTTTATAAAGCCAATTATAGAGATGGTTGGAGTAACAAAAACTCTTTCTCAAAAAGATTTAACCCAAGAAATTCATAGCGATGATAAATCTGAGTTTGGCATTTTAATGAATTCATTTGGTGAAATGAATAATAACCTTAGAGGTATTGTTGAAGCAGTAGATAATAGTTCAAAAGATTTAAATGAGGTATCTACTGATATTCTAAGTGCTGCTAACCAAACTGGTGAAGCTTCTAGGCAAGTAAATTTAAGTGCTGAACAAGTGGCTTCAGCATCTAATGCCCAAGCTAAAGATGCAGAAAAAACTAGTGAAATAGCGCATGATGTTGCAGCATCTATAAAAAATATAGAAAATACTACCAAGGCCATATCAGAGCAAACTGCTAATTTTAAAGAAATAGTTTTAACAGTTACAGATTTAATGGATGAACAAAAAATGAAAATGACTAACACTGTAACGAGCACAGGGGATGTATCACAGGTAATAAAGGTATTAGACGCTAAAACTAAAGAAATTAGTGAGGTAATTAATTTAATTAATTCTATATCAGAACAAACAAATCTTTTAGCCTTAAATGCGGCTATTGAGGCAGCACGTGCAGGAGAAGCAGGTAAAGGGTTTGCAGTTGTAGCTGAAGAAGTCAGGAAACTCGCTGAGGAAACAGGAGCAGCAACTTTAAATATTGCTGGAATAATTCAAGAGGTACAAACCCAAGTTGCAGATGTGGTGAAAGAGGTAGATGAAGTAGAAAAAATGGTAAAAGAACAAGGGGATTCTCTTGAGAACGGACTTACTGCATTTAATAAAATTGAAGCTGGTGCTCAAAGCATAGATGAATCAATTCAAGAAATAGTAAGTACTTTTGATAAAACAATGAAATCTGTTGATGAAATTGTTATGGCTACTGAAAACATCTCTGCAGTTACGGAGGAATCAGCAGCTTCAGCCCAAGAAGTGACTGCAACAGCCCAAAGTCAGCTTTCAGCTATAGAAAACATTGTATCCATGGCAGATAGACTAGATAAATTATCAAGTGAGCTAAGAAGTCTGTTAAATGAATTCAAACTTGAATAA
- a CDS encoding SDR family NAD(P)-dependent oxidoreductase — translation MGKYTGKVIAITGAANGIGRELAIQYAKKGAKLSLSDIDAKNLESLVAELKGTEIVTAVFDVGNYEDMEAYAKKTYDTFGTVDIFYNNAGVAVVGNIWEQSLKDWKWAFDTNVMGVVHGIKSFVPRMIEQDKECRIINTASVAGLLVSPNSPVYVSSKHAAVTLTEVLNLQLQLAGAKVRASALCPGFVVSDLHNSDRHRPQELQNDPNKDPYYQSEDYKTKAQIMEQSVTGGMATDKAVEIIIKAVEDDEFFIMTHPEYKPIIEMRMKNILEQNRPSAI, via the coding sequence ATGGGTAAATATACAGGAAAAGTAATTGCAATTACCGGTGCTGCAAATGGTATAGGAAGAGAATTAGCTATTCAATATGCCAAAAAAGGAGCAAAATTAAGTTTATCTGATATAGATGCTAAAAACCTAGAAAGCCTTGTAGCAGAATTAAAAGGTACAGAAATTGTAACTGCAGTTTTTGATGTAGGAAACTATGAAGATATGGAAGCCTATGCTAAGAAAACCTATGATACATTTGGAACAGTTGATATATTTTACAACAATGCTGGTGTAGCAGTTGTGGGCAATATTTGGGAACAATCATTAAAGGATTGGAAATGGGCATTTGATACTAATGTTATGGGTGTTGTGCATGGAATTAAATCATTTGTGCCAAGAATGATAGAGCAGGACAAAGAATGTCGTATCATTAATACTGCCTCTGTTGCAGGACTTTTAGTTTCACCTAACTCCCCTGTTTATGTAAGTAGTAAACATGCAGCAGTTACACTTACTGAAGTTTTAAACCTACAATTACAGCTTGCAGGTGCTAAAGTAAGAGCTTCAGCACTTTGCCCAGGATTTGTAGTATCTGATTTACACAATTCAGATCGTCACCGTCCGCAGGAATTACAAAATGATCCTAATAAAGATCCGTATTATCAAAGTGAAGACTATAAAACTAAAGCTCAAATTATGGAACAATCAGTAACTGGTGGTATGGCAACTGATAAAGCAGTTGAAATAATAATTAAGGCTGTAGAAGATGATGAGTTCTTTATAATGACTCATCCAGAATACAAGCCAATTATTGAAATGAGAATGAAAAATATATTAGAACAAAATCGTCCAAGTGCTATATAA
- a CDS encoding acyl-CoA dehydrogenase family protein → MWYMNEERQLMQNIAKEFVENEVKPVALEIDKKDEFPLKLFKRAGELGFLGVTFPEEFGGLGGDNTTLALIIEELSKSSPVLAVAIGAHSLLAGGMLNMLGSPEQKEKYLKPAATGEIILACGSTESAGGSNHIEHNTKAVLDGDEWVINGGKVLISNIHYANAYVVLAVTDDKVDPVTREGMSAFIIDADTPGFEVSKPEVKLGWHGSSTGTISFKNCRIPKENLLGPLNGALRAMFVSVRDEFLSCGPMGLGMAEAAYEMALNYSLEREQQGQNMYDRLQVTRHKLVKMFTEIQTLRALVYSSYALKDQGHLALAEGRMLKVKGAEVSEYVAREAIQIFGGVGTIVDTGVERFWRDAKVLAIGGASVEALNEQIGYMIRNKMV, encoded by the coding sequence ATGTGGTATATGAATGAAGAAAGACAACTTATGCAAAATATTGCAAAGGAATTTGTAGAAAACGAAGTAAAACCTGTGGCATTAGAAATTGATAAAAAAGATGAATTTCCATTGAAGTTATTTAAGAGAGCTGGAGAGCTAGGTTTCTTAGGAGTAACATTTCCAGAAGAATTTGGTGGTTTAGGTGGAGACAATACAACTCTTGCGTTAATAATTGAAGAATTATCAAAAAGTTCACCTGTACTAGCAGTAGCAATCGGAGCCCATAGCTTATTAGCTGGTGGAATGCTAAATATGCTTGGATCACCTGAGCAAAAAGAAAAATATCTAAAACCAGCAGCAACAGGTGAAATTATATTAGCTTGTGGTTCAACTGAGTCTGCAGGTGGTTCTAACCATATAGAACATAATACCAAAGCAGTGCTTGATGGTGATGAGTGGGTTATTAATGGTGGGAAAGTGTTAATAAGTAACATTCACTATGCTAATGCTTATGTAGTATTAGCAGTTACAGACGATAAGGTAGACCCTGTAACTAGAGAAGGTATGAGTGCGTTTATTATAGATGCTGATACCCCTGGTTTTGAAGTAAGTAAACCTGAGGTAAAGCTTGGCTGGCATGGTTCATCAACTGGTACTATTTCATTTAAAAACTGTCGCATACCTAAAGAAAACTTACTTGGTCCTTTAAATGGTGCTCTACGAGCTATGTTTGTAAGTGTAAGGGATGAATTTTTAAGTTGTGGACCAATGGGACTAGGTATGGCTGAAGCAGCATATGAAATGGCACTTAATTATAGTCTAGAGAGAGAACAACAAGGGCAAAACATGTACGATAGACTGCAAGTAACAAGGCATAAACTAGTAAAGATGTTTACCGAGATTCAAACTTTAAGAGCATTAGTATATAGCTCTTATGCTTTAAAAGACCAAGGCCATCTTGCATTAGCAGAAGGACGTATGCTTAAGGTTAAAGGTGCTGAAGTATCTGAATATGTTGCTAGAGAGGCAATACAAATATTTGGCGGAGTTGGCACTATAGTAGACACAGGTGTTGAACGCTTTTGGCGAGATGCCAAGGTATTAGCAATAGGTGGTGCTTCAGTAGAAGCACTTAATGAACAAATAGGCTATATGATAAGAAACAAAATGGTGTAA
- the istB gene encoding IS21-like element helper ATPase IstB, translating into MSNYQILHDNLKELKLTQMSIKLDNYLDQINDGKISVIDALYELTSKEIEVKNFNATNAMVKVAGFPHQKELKDFDFEFQPKINKQQFLDFESLRFLETNSNILLIGNSGVGKSHLATSIGIAAAKKRISTYFIKCHDLIEQLRKAHLENKLENRIKHFAKYRLLIIDEIGYLPIGEQEAKMFFQLIDRRYEKKSTIVTSNISLSDWTDIFTDNMLASAILDRLVHHSSIVNILGSSYRTAEALSKVGQKED; encoded by the coding sequence ATGAGCAATTATCAAATATTACATGACAATTTAAAAGAGCTTAAGTTAACCCAGATGAGTATTAAGTTAGATAATTATTTAGACCAAATAAATGATGGGAAAATAAGCGTTATAGATGCTTTATACGAACTTACTTCTAAAGAGATAGAAGTTAAAAACTTTAATGCTACCAATGCAATGGTTAAAGTAGCTGGATTTCCACATCAAAAAGAACTCAAAGATTTTGATTTTGAATTCCAACCTAAAATTAATAAACAACAATTTTTAGATTTTGAAAGTTTAAGATTCTTAGAGACTAACAGCAATATTCTATTGATCGGAAATTCCGGAGTCGGAAAGTCGCATCTGGCCACTTCTATAGGTATTGCAGCAGCTAAAAAACGTATAAGCACTTATTTTATTAAATGCCATGATTTAATTGAACAACTTAGGAAAGCTCATCTAGAAAACAAGTTAGAAAATCGAATTAAGCATTTTGCTAAATATAGGCTTTTAATAATCGATGAAATCGGATATTTGCCTATCGGTGAGCAAGAGGCAAAAATGTTTTTCCAGCTTATTGATCGTAGATACGAGAAAAAAAGCACCATAGTAACTAGTAATATTAGTTTATCAGATTGGACCGATATTTTTACTGATAACATGTTAGCTAGTGCTATTTTAGACAGACTAGTACATCATTCTAGCATTGTAAATATACTTGGTAGTTCATATAGAACTGCAGAAGCTCTATCAAAAGTTGGTCAAAAAGAAGATTAG
- the istA gene encoding IS21 family transposase has protein sequence MKIKLITDIEINSVKDLPKLKTLVEANNLDKPNFSEIARNLGVDRRTVKKYYIGADKKERKKKKSVIDDYYEIIKELLSDESSQMFYYKDHLFRYLQREHGLKCTRNNFNYYILKHEEFANYFKPKGNSNSIKTETELGKQAQFDWKEKIKFRFRNSEEIIINVGSLVLSASRQKVWLIYLSTSLDCVVDFLANAFETIGGVPKELVIDNATTMMLKARTELSDGTVNPKFQQFADDYGFKVVPCIKGRPQTKAKVENPMKIIDEIMTYNGVLDNIEQLHEKLEQITNEANTRICQSTGIPPILMYKKEREHLFPLPQEKICSSYKLSSIKVNVNTNALFSYKKKMYSVPSTLIGKKVTIKIIENNLHVYYNKKLITVHEIMENKKITYTEQHHLDMLKQTFRKHDGVEEYAIQHLRELEKFNEQLSNIT, from the coding sequence ATGAAAATAAAATTAATTACTGATATTGAAATTAACTCAGTAAAAGACTTACCGAAACTTAAAACACTTGTGGAGGCAAATAACTTGGATAAGCCAAATTTTAGTGAAATAGCAAGGAATTTGGGGGTTGATAGAAGGACAGTTAAAAAATATTACATAGGAGCTGATAAAAAGGAAAGAAAAAAGAAAAAATCTGTGATTGATGACTACTATGAAATTATAAAAGAATTACTATCTGATGAATCATCTCAAATGTTTTATTACAAAGATCATCTGTTTAGATATTTACAAAGAGAGCATGGATTAAAATGCACCAGGAATAACTTTAATTACTACATACTAAAGCATGAAGAGTTTGCTAATTATTTTAAACCAAAAGGTAATTCAAATTCAATTAAAACAGAAACAGAACTAGGTAAACAAGCACAGTTTGATTGGAAAGAAAAAATTAAATTTAGGTTTAGAAATAGTGAAGAAATAATTATAAATGTAGGAAGCTTAGTATTATCAGCATCAAGGCAAAAAGTTTGGCTTATTTACTTATCAACAAGCTTAGATTGTGTTGTAGACTTTTTAGCTAATGCTTTTGAAACAATAGGGGGTGTGCCTAAGGAGTTAGTTATAGATAATGCTACTACAATGATGTTAAAAGCTAGAACAGAATTATCAGATGGTACTGTTAATCCTAAATTTCAGCAATTTGCAGATGATTATGGATTTAAAGTAGTTCCTTGTATTAAAGGAAGGCCTCAAACTAAAGCAAAAGTAGAGAATCCTATGAAAATTATAGATGAAATAATGACTTATAACGGAGTGTTAGATAATATCGAACAATTACATGAAAAATTAGAGCAGATAACAAACGAGGCTAATACTAGAATTTGTCAGAGTACAGGCATACCACCTATACTTATGTACAAAAAAGAAAGAGAACATCTTTTTCCTTTACCACAAGAAAAAATATGTTCTTCCTATAAGCTTTCTTCCATAAAGGTGAATGTAAATACAAATGCACTTTTCTCTTACAAAAAGAAAATGTATTCAGTTCCTTCAACCTTAATTGGAAAGAAAGTAACAATAAAAATAATTGAAAATAACTTGCATGTCTATTATAACAAAAAACTTATTACTGTCCATGAAATCATGGAAAACAAAAAAATAACATACACAGAACAGCATCATTTAGACATGTTAAAACAAACATTTAGAAAACATGATGGGGTTGAAGAATATGCTATACAGCATCTAAGGGAATTGGAGAAATTTAATGAGCAATTATCAAATATTACATGA
- a CDS encoding Smr/MutS family protein has protein sequence MSKKNIVLDLHPIFNKGYEIDKALSNAFNEAEDIKAKELEIICGKGSGQLKKRVLRFLDQKHIKEKYHRIKKDPNNYGRVFVYFRWK, from the coding sequence ATGTCTAAAAAAAATATAGTTTTGGATTTACACCCAATTTTTAATAAGGGATATGAAATAGATAAGGCGTTAAGTAATGCCTTTAATGAAGCTGAAGATATAAAGGCTAAAGAGTTAGAAATAATCTGTGGTAAAGGAAGCGGGCAGTTAAAGAAAAGAGTACTACGATTTTTAGATCAAAAACACATAAAAGAAAAATACCATCGCATAAAAAAAGACCCTAACAATTATGGTAGAGTCTTCGTTTATTTCCGTTGGAAGTAG
- a CDS encoding DUF2007 domain-containing protein, which yields MKNNKWEFLKSVVSIDEYNLIANILDEEGIPVMRKTPGAGAYLEVFMGSAINTRIDIYVPSSKLEQAIEILTHMEHGDELNGDIYLEIEEDKYDYNYNSSRMDYSEEIKTEEDKSSVYLKLFLIFLFIVFFGSYILDIIP from the coding sequence ATGAAAAATAACAAGTGGGAATTTTTAAAAAGTGTAGTTTCAATAGATGAATATAATCTTATTGCTAATATTTTGGATGAAGAAGGAATTCCTGTAATGAGAAAGACTCCTGGGGCTGGTGCTTATTTAGAAGTATTTATGGGTTCAGCTATAAATACTCGAATTGATATTTATGTACCTTCATCTAAACTTGAACAAGCTATTGAAATTTTAACTCATATGGAGCATGGTGATGAATTGAATGGAGATATTTATCTAGAGATTGAAGAAGATAAATATGATTATAATTATAATTCTTCTAGAATGGATTATTCTGAAGAAATTAAAACTGAGGAAGATAAAAGTAGTGTATATCTTAAGCTTTTTTTAATTTTTTTATTTATTGTTTTTTTCGGTTCATATATATTAGACATTATTCCATAG